CAAGCTAACCCGCTGCCTGTAGGTTTATTTTTATCCTGAAGATATGGCAGTAAAataaatcttctcatcaaaAACCTgggcaaaaacaaagcaaatgagCGTATCCCAAAACATCAAACTATTGCTTCAAACTCTTCTTTTCACAGCACCATTCACTTCAAGTGCATTTCCTTCTAACTGGGCATATCTAGCTTTATATACTGCAGGAAAGCACATTGCCTTCTCCCTTTCCATTTCTTACATTTACAATGGCCTCTTTGGTCTGGGCCATGTCGGAAATGACGCCGTCTGTGATGATGAGGAGCACAAAGTACTGAGAGCCGTCCTGCACCGCTGCTGCATAcctacatgcacatacacacacagatacggACAGAAATTGAAAGGGTGCTGTTTAATCTCTTACAGAAACATCTCTAAACGTCGATGTAGAAAATAAATCCATGACAATACATGCCTTATCATGTGCTCTCGCCACATgcaaattcaataaaaatgttctttgtcATTGCTGTACTTTAGATAACACTCATTAAAATGCCCCATGAGTACCCACTGATTAATCAGCCCAAACAGTTAAGTTTAAAACAAAGCTGGTTTACACTGTTTGATTCAAGGATTTGCACCTTTGTTCAAATCTCTTCCTACTTGACTTCATCTATTCAAATGCTAAATACTGATGATGGTTGTGGATTCTCACAGCGATGGCTACCTACCGCAGCCTAAAAAGTTGGACTGCATTTTATcagaatgacatttttaattacaacagAGAACTGGCGTTATCAGATGGAGAATTGTTTGGCTGTGGCTGAACAAATGAGACGGTGAGGGAAGCAGTGACAGTGAGATGTGGGAGTGGGTGTCGGAGGCTACAAGAAACCACCCAAATCATGTCACAGTTTgcataatgtttttgtgttgttaacTGCGGGTGGTATGTTAGTATATGTCAATGGCTATAGGCCCATTTGCCACCTTTTTGATAGCTGTCAGCcgattttaaatttatattcaaGCATGTCACGTCCTGTTTATCGTGGCAAGACAGATATTGTCAGTGTTCTGGATCAGAAAAGCTGTGGCACAAGAAATCAAAGCCAAATAAGGCCAGtagtaaaataacattttgtgttattttatccTTGATTACTCTAATCTTATAGAAGATTGATGATAATCACAATCTGTGTGCAAACATTGCGACGGCACAAAAACAGATTCTTTCTGAATTGTTGATGATAAACAGGTTGATTTACATCATCATCTGCAGGTCTTCTGTTAAACACCAAACAATGGCTCAGTTTTCTCTGCATAAAAACACTTGTGAGGATTTGTGTgggtttcagtgtgtttatcaTTGTGTTTTTAGTATTTAATAGAAATGTGAATAATGTATGAATCATAATGAAAGAACCACATTATGAAAATCcacagagatgaaatgaaaatgactgataCTAAGCAAAGAAGATCATAAATAAGgaatccaaaattaaaaaaacaaaacaaaacaaaacagatttttaagacttttttattattatgtggTTGATATTAATATACttgacaaatggaaaaaaagaggtgGATTTCTGGCATATGTGGaagaaagtaaaagtgaaaatgcaTCTGTATAGGtcttatatttgattttaataatcTTACTGCTTTGCCACTTTAATGGGAGCAAGCTTGCATTGTTCTCTCACCTGGCCACATGGTTCACCACAGGAGCAAAGTTAGTTGGCCCATACAGCTGCACAGTCTTTAGACTCTGGTGATACGCCTCTAAGATTCCTTCGATACCATTGCAGTACGGATTTTCCATGTTTCCATtctggagaggagaaaaacagtgcAAACAGACAGCAAATCAATTTCATGGTCTGGGTGAATACAAAGAAACAGCAAGATCTTAATCAAAGTACCCTGGTTTAATCAGACatcattttcttgtttcataTTACCATGCACAAAATCCATAGATCAGAGTAAACACAATAAATTAGAAAGACAACCCAGTGGTGTGATTTAGGAAGTTGGAAATAAAGAGCATAAAATAGCCTAGATAAAAAAACCATTAAACAGATTAATCAAAGGTGAAATGAGGTGAGTGTGACTTCACCAGTGGGAACTCATGTGACACCCGTCCATCAGGGGGCAGTTTGGCTCCAAAGCCCAGAGCAGGGAACATCTTGTCACTGTCGTAGTCCTGAATAATCTCCCCAACAGCCCTCAGGGCCATGGCGTAGGCGTTCAGCTGGTATGGGTTCATGTAGTGCAGTGAAGTGGACTGAGAGGGGTTACCTGTTGACCGATCAATCAATCATGAGGTCAATGTGGAGTAGAAGGTACAAAGAAAAGACTTCTACAATGCAATATATTGTTCTTGTGCACATTTTCTGCAATGACATGACATTAAACGAGCAAGTCGTATTTGCTGCAGCCGCTGATCACAATTAAGATGTTTCCTGTGCAGGAAACGGTGGAGTTCTCATGTTCAGTCCTCAGAGATGATGAATCATAACTTTTAATTCAGTGGTTTGTAATACAGGGGCAATTCATCAACAAACAGTGGGAGGAAAGCCATTGCAAGAAATATGACCTTCACAAATATCTCCACTGTAATAACGCATGATTATGATCATGATCATGATTATTATTCAGTATTAACAGCCCAGATGGGATATTCGGAATGTGTTTCAGAAAATATTGTTGTCATTGGACCAAGTGAGGTTGTGTGTAGGTGACCAGCTCAGCATTTGATTACTTGTACCTGCTATCTGATAACAGAAATTCTGCTGTTTGCCTGGTCAGGCTGTGAAATCGCAAGATGTAGTACAAGTGATCTCATCTGGAGTCCAGAGTGTAACAGCAAATTGTATATCGCCTTGACCAACACCAAAATCTCCAAACAGAACAGAGAAATGGACTGTTTGCACCCAGCACCCAGCTAGTTATTGGTATTTGGCCAGTCATGATTTCTATTGTAGTGCATAATTCATATGAAGTTTAAGGTGAGTGTTTACCACGACAAAAATTCATAGTACTTTTCGAAACAATGGACCTTTCATTTCAGACAGAGATGGACAATAGCAggtttctcatttctagccagcGACCATCAGTATTGCAGGCTGGAATGACAACTGACAAGAGATTTTACCAGTTGTAGCTaaacaagctaattaagctaacatCAGCTCCAGGGGTTGGTTGAAAAAGCCTTCCTCGATTGACTTTTTGATGTTTCcagttgatgtgtttttaaaacaaaaaccctaAAAGATGGCTAAAACAACATGTgtatgaaaaatagaaaaaacatcACTTGTATCACAGGGTAGAAATACTTAGTCATGTAACACCaggctgtttattttattctaacaTTACCCTGTTTGCCTACTTAGCTTACGTACTTGGACATGCTAGATGAGGTTAGATTTACGCTTAATTGTGAGCTATTATTTTCAGTGCTGGCCTTGGTTGCGTTGGAGTGTCAACTTCCCCAAATTCAATAAAGAGCGTGACAGggctgctaacattagcctacACTCTGATGTAGTAGCATCCAGGACCAGCTTCCTTGCAGTACATATAGTGTAATGTTTAATAGTACACATTTTTAAGGTAACCTGTAATCCCACAAAATGTAGTTTTCCCCCCCTGAACTATTCAAATACTAAGtatgtggagaaatccaaagcttgacagacctGCTGTGCCTAGTTAGGGGTCCTAAATTGTGATTGGACGTCCGCTGTTTGGAGAAAGGATTTCGCGCATGGTCAATTGGGAAATGGGGAATTTAGATTTTCCTCTAATAACCGTGATTCACACTGAAGAGTTCTTCCATGCGGATAAATCTTTTGAAGTGTTGTATTCAGGCATAATTAATGGCATAATTAATGTAATTAGACTTAATTGTGGTCCTTTCACACATTGAGAAGTCTTTATGTCAAGATGACCAATAAGTGCCTACTATAACCTTTATTTAGAGTGTACTGACAGAGCATTCAGGAGGAAGATATTTCCTGGAAAGACTattgtttataggtgacaatGTCTTTACAGTATGAGTATGTGTGCCCGCACcgtctgcttgtgtgtgtatgtgtgacatgccacagtcaaagagCACTATAATCTgttcttgcccccccccctccatacACACATTTTGCCGTTAGTATCACTCACCATTAGATGCTGTGAAATCGATGGCCACAGTGAAATTGATCTGAGTCCTAGAAGGGGCATCGGGGGGAGgacatggaaaaaaatcaatgacagAGAGCAACCACCAGTAACAACATGCCAGGCCTCATTAAATTCCAGTTGTCtcacacgcagtcacacacacacacacacacacacacacacacacacacacacacacaaacacacacacacgcacacacacataaacacaaacacaatctgtgACAAAACGTGACAAAATGATCCCTAAAATAGAGCCACATCATGCACAAAGTATGGCAATTATTCCTTATTATGATATAGTTACAAATTTAATATCTCATTGcagtttcttcttttcatcaGCATTAAGAGACAAAGTGCAGGTGCTCAGTTGTTAAATAGGATTTAAGTGATTACACTTCTTGGCTCAGTAGCAGGATGTGAAAAAGACTCTGGGCTTAGTAACATGCAATTAGACTGATAGAGCACTTAAGAGCAAATCATAATCCATTTTCCCTGCTGATGAAGCACTCCCCTCTTCTTTCTAATTTACGACAATAACACGGGGCCTTCAGGGGCCCAAATGACAGCCTCTCATTATCTATCAGAGCCACCAGAGAGGAGGCTAAagaatgacattaaaatgaacgAGATAAAGCTTCACATTAACCTTTCGGTTTGGTGTGGGGACGGAGAATGTGCCACAGCCTGACCCTGCTAACCTTAGcattaattaaatttgattttattgattcatGAAGACTCTGGAATGTATTGCTATTTCTGTATGGGAAGGCAGGtttgaaaatgtacatgtgCTCTAGGAAATGATGGGTTTTctgccatttgtgtgtgtatgtgtgacatgccacagtcaaagagCACTATAATCTGTTCTTGCCCCCTCCATACACACATTTTGCCGTTAGTATCACTCACCATTAGATGCTGTGAAATCGATGGCCACAGTGAAATTGATCTGAGTCCTAGAAGGGGCATCGGGGGGAGgacatggaaaaaaatcaatgacagAGAGCAACCACCAGTAACAACATGCCAGGCCTCATTAAATTCCAGTTGTCtcacacgcagtcacacacacacacacacacacacacacacacacacacacacacaaacacacacacacgcacacacacataaacacaaacacaatctgtgACAAAACGTGACAAAATGATCCCTAAAATAGAGCCACATCATGCACAAAGTATGGCAATTATTCCTTATTATGATATAGTTACAAATTTAATATCTCATTGcagtttcttcttttcatcaGCATTAAGAGACAAAGTGCAGGTGCTCAGTTGTTAAATAGGATTTAAGTGATTACACTTCTTGGCTCAGTAGCAGGATGTGAAAAAGACTCTGGGCTTAGTAACATGCAATTAGACTGATAGAGCACTTAAGAGCAAATCATAATCCATTTTCCCTGCTGATGAAGCACTCCCCTCTTCTTTCTAATTTACGACAATAACACGGGGCCTTCAGGGGCCCAAATGACAGCCTCTCATTATCTATCAGAGCCACCAGAGAGGAGGCTAAagaatgacattaaaatgaacgAGATAAAGATTCACATTAACCTTTCGGTTTGGTGTGGGGACGGAGAATGTGCCACAGCCTGACCCTGCTAACCTTAGcattaattaaatttgattttattgattcatGAAGACTCTGGAATGTATTGCTATTTCTGTATGGGAAGGCAGGtttgaaaatgtacatgtgCTCTAGGAAATGATGGGTTTTctgccatttgtgtgtgtatgtgtgtgtttgagcctTTGAGgtcattatttgaaaaatgctCAGACATATTTTTCATACTAGTCACTGTTGTGAACCCTCGTAAAATTAGCCTCCTTGACACTTAGTCAAAATGACAAGGCAATCTCGTTATGTAGTAGTTTaactcttttctgtcttttttccttccatctTCCCTGATCCTTTCTGGAGAAACTGTAACAAGAGTTATTATGCTTTTCTCTGTGGGAAAAATCCActttttctgcacttttactAAAATTTTTTCGGGCCAACCACAATAATctcagtttttcatattttagacACCACTTCATCCTATTTTCAAAATCGAACTTAGGTAATGTTCAAATTATTAACCTGAGTCAAGAGCACTGATCCATATTCAGTGTAGAGCGATGGCCCCTATCATTATATTCCAAGCCTAGCTTGTCCTCTCGGTCCTCGCTTCTGAACTGTCCCAGCGTTGTAGACTTTTAGAGTGAGAAAAATCAACAGTCTGAAGACATTTCACCCCAGTGTAGACTAAGGTGAAATGCTTTTGAGCTATTTGAATAGCCAAATTATTCTCGTCGTCTTATGATTAAAGTGGTTGTCGAAAATGACATAAAAGCTGTCACTTTTCATCATGATGAAAGCTGTAACACCGGGTATTACAGAAAAGTGCTTTAACAGCTAACATATAAAAGATTTTTACATGAGGTGTTTCACCTTTTTCATGCAGCAAAGAGCTCGGGCAGTTTGTGCGACACACTTTCCTAactttcctccattttcttaaAAGGCAAAAGGCACCACATTTGCAAGAACCAGCTCTCTTATGTGTCATTCAGCAAGTGCCAGAGTAATGTTAGGGGGCAGACTGATGAGGATGACATTTTTGAAGTGGGGCCACTAAACCTTAAGGTTACTGTATCATAGATCAGCCAAAGCCAGGAACTGTCACTGAAATCTGTCACACTTGTCAGCCCTGCCACAGCCCATAACACCCCTGACAGCCTATCCGCGGTGATGGGCAGTGGAGATTAAAGCAGCGCCCCACTTGCCTGAAAGGCACACTTCACCTGAGAAATACTTGATATTCACTTGTCAACCTCCTGCACTAAAAGTAAACGCAGGTTGAAGGGCTGACACCCTCTTTGAAGACAGTTTAGCTTCAGCAAGCTTAATTAAAATATAGTTGGCCCTTTAATACTACAGACAGCTCCAACTGTGAACTTATAAATCAGTTTAACAAAGTTGCGATGGAACACTGTACCTTTGCCAATACATTAAAGATCACACGATAGAAATAtatgaattttaataaaaatcttaaTGAAGACTCTGCAGATATATTGATTTTATAATTCTCATTATAGTGATTAATTGTCAAGATGATTTTCTATAATAGATTGTCGTGTGTCATTTAtccttttaaaggaaaatttccttttttacaaCCTCATTGCTATTTTCATACAGTACTTCTGGCAATCATTGTCATCGTAATTAATCAGAAATATCCTTTAAAACTTCCAGaagcaatattttatattaacagttgCTAAAATGGCTaggtgtaatgtgaaagggataGCATGTAATGACAAACACGCAGACAATGTGTTTGGACCACAACTTTACTTTAAGTGTGGTTCAGTTCTGCTGCTCTTATCAGTGTTGTTTCCAGATGTGgcaggcagctttttttcagcagaaaagttttgacaaacatacagtacgCCACTTGCCCAGAATCTTTAACGATGATCTTATCCTGCACATTTAGATGTGAACATAAAATCTACCAAATAAAACcatcacatatttttttttaagtgttccTGCCCTTTTTGCCCCTCTCCTTAACTGATATTCCATTGGTTTACACTGGAGAATGAAACCTCATTCTGCTGTTTAACTGCAGCATTTAGTTTGAAGAGGATTGCATCATAtaagaaagtaaagtaaagagGTCATTAATGGTCTCTATAAGTATTCAGACAGTTATTTCCACTCACCCTCCTTTGATGTAATCTAAGAAGGTGAACTCTGACTCCACTGAGAACGAGAGCAGGGTCACCTGAAATTAAAGACAAGGACAGATTTGATTAAACAGGACtgatattttcatctttaatacaaaaaaaatgcccacATCTCCACTTGGTTTAGCACTCGACGCTCTCTCTTGAAGATGTGAGCCAGCTGCTTTCTGATGACCGATTCTTTTAAATTGCCAGAGGACAAAGTTGAAGAGAGGATGAGGCACATTTGTATGCATTACTTGCACATGCCCACACTGCTGGGTAAGCTGTGTGAAAATTTGTGTTTCAATTGGTTGTTGGTGTTGCCCACTGTGATCTCTCAAGTCTTACGCCCTTCAGTTCAGCTCAAGTTCTGCAGCTCCTTCATTTTGTCCCACTTACACACTTTAC
This genomic interval from Xiphias gladius isolate SHS-SW01 ecotype Sanya breed wild chromosome 21, ASM1685928v1, whole genome shotgun sequence contains the following:
- the cpne5b gene encoding copine-5b isoform X2, with the translated sequence MKKKKYVNSGTVTLLSFSVESEFTFLDYIKGGTQINFTVAIDFTASNGNPSQSTSLHYMNPYQLNAYAMALRAVGEIIQDYDSDKMFPALGFGAKLPPDGRVSHEFPLNGNMENPYCNGIEGILEAYHQSLKTVQLYGPTNFAPVVNHVARYAAAVQDGSQYFVLLIITDGVISDMAQTKEAIVNGAKLPMSIIIVGVGQAEFDAMVELDGDDIRISSRGKLAERDIVQFVPFRDYMDRTGNHVLSMARLAKDVLAEIPDQFISYMKSRGIKPNPAPPPYTPPGHTHHHTQI
- the cpne5b gene encoding copine-5b isoform X3 gives rise to the protein MNPYQLNAYAMALRAVGEIIQDYDSDKMFPALGFGAKLPPDGRVSHEFPLNGNMENPYCNGIEGILEAYHQSLKTVQLYGPTNFAPVVNHVARYAAAVQDGSQYFVLLIITDGVISDMAQTKEAIVNGAKLPMSIIIVGVGQAEFDAMVELDGDDIRISSRGKLAERDIVQFVPFRDYMDRTGNHVLSMARLAKDVLAEIPDQFISYMKSRGIKPNPAPPPYTPPGHTHHHTQI